Sequence from the Pseudomonadota bacterium genome:
GACCGTTTCACGAAGCGTTCAAGGTTCTTGCACGCCCGTTTGGCACGATGGGGGTGAAAGGAATGCCCCCCCGTGCAGATCGACAATCTCGTTCGCCCCTGGGCTCACAAGAGCGCTCTCCCGAGCCGTGGCCTCGCCGAAGGGTCCTCCTCGCGCGCAACCGCCCTCCAGAGCAGCCGTCGGTGCCTCTCCGAGGTCTTCCGCTCCGCCGTGGGCGCACTGCGCGCCGGTCGGCCCCTCCCGACCGGTGACGTCATCCCCGCCGCCGACCGTGAAGCGCTTCGTGACAGCGGGCGCAACGGGCTCTGGGTCACGGTCGAGCTCGCGCCGTTCGCGGTGGCCGGCGGTCTCGGTCAGGTCTCGGAGACGGCGCCAGAGGTGCTCAATCAGTACCTGGGCAAGGACGTGCGGGTCATGATGCCCCACCTGCGGCCATTGAAGAACAGCGGTCTCGACTTCGACCGCACGGGTGTCACCACCACCCTCACGGGCTTCGACGGCACCGCTGAGACGTTCGAGCTGCTGCAGTGCGCGCGTCCCGGCAAGCCCGTGTTGTACACCATTGAGAACGAGAAGTACTTCGGCTCACAAGATCTGCTCTACACGCCCAGGGACAAAGCCGTGCCCGGCATCGGCGAAGATGCGCTGTTCAAGTCGGTGATGATGTACAACCGCGCCGCCAGCGCCTTCATCCCGGCCCTCGACGGCGACAAGCAGGCGGCGCAACGTGCCGCGCTCCCCACAGCGCGCCCTGCTGCACCGCAATCAGAGGCCAGCAGACCCTCCGGCAAACCGGTGGGAGAGACCGAAGGGCGCGGGCGGGTGCGCGAGCTGTTCGCCCGCGCTGTGGCCCGCCTGATGCCGTCGCTGAACAAAACCGAGAAAGCGGGGTGCGACGAGCAGCCGGCAGCCCCTTCAGTCGAGCGCTTCGACGGCAAGCTCGACTTCCTCATCGCCCACGACTGGCTGACCTCTCCCATGTTCAACGAGCTCGACCCGCAGCACGCCGAAGGCCTGGGCAAGATCTTCTTCTTGCACAACACCTATGACGAGGCGCGCGATCTCGACTACGCTTGCCGCGTCAACGGGCTCAAGGCCCCTTGCGCCGGCGCGACGACCTACTCCCCGCTGCGCATCGGCCTCGAGAAGGCCGACGCCGTCATCGGCAACGCGTTCTATGTGGAGCGCCTGACAAGCGGCCTGGTGGGCGACAGCGCGTTCGTGGGCGCGCTTCAGGCGCAACGTGACGCCGGTCGGGTGTTCGACATGCACCACGGCCTCTCTGACCAGTACTCCCCCCGAGACAACCCCAACCTGCGCGAGAACGGCTACACCGATCTGCCCGCAGGCTTCGGCACCCACGCTGCGCGCGATCTGCCCGCGCTCGATGGCTTCAAGCAGCGCAACCGCCTCGCCATGCAGCGCGAGATGGGGCTCACGCAAGACGCAGACGCCGTCGTGTTCAGCTGGATTGCGCGGCCCGAGCCGTATCAGAAGGGGTTTACCATGCTGATGGATCAGCTCGGTGACTTCCTCCGCCAGAACCCGAAGGCCCAGGCTGTCGTGGCGGGCATCAACCTCGAAAAGGCACCGGCCGACGTGCAGGCCTGGGTCGAGACACTTCGGCAAGATCCGCAGCTGCAGGGACGCGTGAGCTTCCCGGGGTTCGTCGACAACCAGAAGGTGGTGCGTCTTGCCGCAGGATCGAGCTTCCTCGTGCTGCCCAGCACCTACGAGCCCTACGGCCTGAGCCAGCTCGAGGCCATGCGGGTGGGCGCCCTGCCCATCGTGCACGCGGTCGATGGGCTGCGTGCCACGGTGGCCGACCCGGGCAAGGGGCTTGAGACCCCCGCCGCCCTCCAGCCGTACGGGCGCACCGGCGTGTTCATGCAGCCGTTCGATGTGCCCGCATTCTGGAATGCCCTCGACGCGCGCACGAAGGGCCAGGGGCCGGATGCCGCCCAGCAGGCCGTGCTCGACAATGCCAGCCGCAAGCTGCGCAACGCCCTCGACGAGGCCATGGCCCTCGACACCCACACCCCGGCCGAAGCCACCCAGGCGCGATGGAACGCCATGCGCTACGTCGAGGAGCAGCACAGCTGGAAGAAGATCTCGGCCCGCTACGTCGCCCCCATCGGCGCCGCCAAAGCGGCGGCGCGGGAGCGGTCGCTTCTGGGCACGAGAGTCTCGATCACCGCGTAGGAGATCGGCCGAAAAGGCCGATCTCCGCCCAGAAGGCTTGCCAGAGGTGCGGCTTCACCCGGCCACAGGAAGCCGCTTCAAGCGCCCGCCCTTGTCTCACACCGGTTTTGACGGTAACAATAACCCATGGGCAACCTGCAAGGCACCTCGAAATCCGCCGTCGCCACCGCCCTTGTGAGCGCCACCCCGCCCGACCTGCTCGATGCTCTCCCACGCCGCAGACGCCGCCTGGCGGGCTTCTGGCTCACCGAGGTTCTTGTGGCCACGATGCTGGTGTCCATGGTACTGATCCCGGTACTGGGGCTGTTCCCCATGGGCCGCGGCGCGCTCAAGCAGGCCGAACATCTGCAGACCGCCACCAGCCTTGCCCGCCAGGCCATGAGCACGGCGCGCGCCACGAAGGGCGATTCGCTGCAAACCCCGGCACCGGACGCAAGCATTCCAGCCTTCCACTCCGCAAGCAAGCAGACGGTCAACGGCGTCGACTACAGCATCACCTACGACATGTACGCCATTCACGCAACGCCCAACAGCACGAACCCCACAACCCAGGACGCGACCCTCATGGACGTGGTGGTGAAGGTGGAGTGGAACGGCATGCAGGCCCCCGTGGTGTACTCCAGCCGGATCTACAAGAACTACCTCGGGTTCCAGAAGAACGAGACCGTCAAGAACAACCCCGACGATCCCCCGTCCGCTACGCCTCCCACACCGGCTCCCGGATCGAGCCCGACCAGATGAAGAAGCCCACGCGTCAGCGCGGCATGACCCTCATCGAGACCCTGGTGAGCGCAGTGGTGGGGTTGGGCATTCTCGTCACCGTCGGGGCCTTGCTGATTCAAGGCCTGAACATGTGGGTGACCGCGCAGCGCCACGCCTCCGCCCAGCAGGCGGCGCTCAAAGCGATGCATCGCATGACTTCCGACCTCCAGCAGTCTGACGTCAAGACCGTGACCGCGTACCGTGCCACCTCGGCGCCCAACCGCGACGGATTCAGCTTCCTCTCTGCCCAGCAGAATGGAATCATCCAGCACGACCAGTACGGAGAGATCGTCTGGCAGAAGCACGTGGTCTACTACCGAGACGCGGCTCGCTCCACCCTGCGCCGGCAAGAGATTGCCCTCACCACACCGGATAAAGACCCGGACGATCTCACCCTCACCACGTTCACCCCCGACGACAATGACGCCATCGTGGTCAACGACGTGCAGGCGCTCTCCGCCTCCACCCTCTCCGGAGGGAACCCGGTGAGCGTCTCCATCACCTGCGGCGACGACACGGTGACCTCGACCCTGAGCGGCAGCGTGGTGCTCGAGAACGGCGTGCTCAAGGCCTACCCGTTCGGTCGAACGATGAGCATACGCCCCTACGTGTTGCCTATTGACACGTTCCAGAGCGCGCGCGTGACCTTCTGCAACAACATTCTCACGAACACCCCGACCCTCGTGAGCGATAAAAGCCTGGCCATCAACGTGAGCCAGGTGCTCAACCTGTCGACGTCGGCCATCACAGACCTTCAGGCCGGAACGGTCAGCGCGTCGTCGATTATACCCTCGACAGCCCTGACAACCGCGGTGAATGGGAAACTCACGCGGTAGTGAGGCACCACCAGAGAAGAGGCGGCATTCTCCCGTCGACCCTGATGATCGTCTTTTTGGTGCTCGTCATCGGCCTCGCTCTCGCCGTTCTCGCCACCGGAAACCTGCAGCTGTCGAACAGCGAGCTGAACCGCAATCTGGCCCTCGAGGTGGCGCGCGCCGGCATCAGCCAGTACCTGTACGACTCCGACAACGCGCCACCGCCAAGCCCCCGGTTCGTGCTCTCCACCGCGCGCGTGCTCAGCAGCATCAGCCTCCGGGGGGCGACCCCCCTTTCAGACCAGCGAACCCCCTATCCCATTCCAGGCTCACGTCTCCCCGGAAGCTGCTACCTCACGTTCAACAAGAGCAAGCCCTACTGGAGCGTCGACAACCTCAAGAGCAGCGAGCCGGCCGATGGCTGGCGAGGGCCCGATACCGTGCCGCCCTTCTGCATCGATCTCATCGCCACGGGGGTGGTGAACGGCGTCGAGAAGCACGTCGAGTGCGTGATCTCGCGCCGCTGGGACTACGCCCTCAGCACGCCCTGCTACATCGACGTGGGTGGCACCGAGACCGGTTCGGACACCGCCGTGCTTCCCTCCATCGTCACGGGCGACGTATTCACTGCTCGGACATACAACGGCAACGACCCCGTCATCAACGTGGGCAGACGCCTCGACCCTGACGCCGTCCCGCCTTCGTGGGTATCGAGCAGCAACAATGGCATCAAGGGCTACCTGCGCGTCGCCAGCAAGAGCACCAGCTCGATCTACGTCGATACCTCTCGGAGCAACGCGGTCTCCGGAACGAAGTTCGGCACCACCGAGAGCCGATATCCCCCGGTCGCTCTGCCAGACGCGAGCAGCTGGACCGATCTGGCGGCAACGTTCACCTACGACAACCGGGCCGCCAACCAGGGGGCCTATCTCGCGTCGTACGTCTCATCGTCCGGCGCAAGCTGCTACGCCATCATGAGCGACGGGACGCACAGCACGACGGCGTTCACGATACCCGCGGGCAACTGGAAGGTGAACGGCAATCTCGTGGGCGCCATGGCCGATGGCTCCGCCTCTACCGCAACGGAGCTGGTGCTCAACGATGCTCAGCTGCAGGTGAACGGAGACGTGGCCTTCTCCGACCATCCCAAGCGCCTGTTCGGCAACCAGTCGCTGCTCTGGGCGACGGGCGATGTGACCTTCAAGGACGGGTTCATCGACGGGGGCGACAACGGCATGGTGCTGTACGCACGGTCTCTGGTGACCCGCGCGGGCGGCAACCTCAACGGACTCGTGCTGGCCGAGAACGAGGTCGCCATGGAGCCCTACGACAAGACCCTCACAAGCTCGACTGACATCACGCTGTTCAACACCCTGCGAACCAAGAGCCTCTCGAGCGCCTTCACCGGCTCGTACATCCAGATCGGCCAGCGCCGCATCGCGGGCATGTACATCCGCGGCGGCGTCTTCACGCCAGATGGCGCAAGCGTCGGGCCGGACAGCCGCTTCACCTTTCGCTCGGTGAACCTGACCTGGGACCCCGCCTACCTGAAGGTGCTGCACGACTACGCCGACCGCAAGGTGTGCTACTGGCAGGAGATCCCCTGAGGCGATCCTGCCAGAGACGGCAGGCTCCGCGCTCGACCCGCGCGCGAGCGCAACGCCAGTCCGCGTAGTCCCCAGGTGCGCGCGCCCGCCTCAGAGATCGACGAAGGCCGAAAGCTGTGACGCCACCTCGATAGCCGAGTGCGGACGATCATCCGGACTCTTGGCCAGCATGCGCAGCACCAGGGCCTCGAAGGCCTCGGGAATCTCGGGGCGGAAGTCGCGCGGCGGAGGCGGGTCCTCCATGATGACCTTGGTGATGAGCGCCATCACATCTGCCTCGTCGAACGGCAGGCGCTCCGTGAGCATCTGGTAGATGACCACGCCCATGGCGTAGATGTCGGCGCGCTCATCGACGTTGCGGCTGTCACCGATCTGTTCCGGGGCCATGTAGTAGGGGGTTCCGATGGCCCCGCTCTGGCGCGTCAATGTGGCCGAGCTCGAGGCGCGGGCGATGCCGAAGTCCATGAGCTTGATCTCGCCCTTGTCGGTGAGCATGACGTTCTGCGGCTTGACGTCGCGGTGAATGATCTGCTTCGCGTGGGCTGCACCCAGGGCGTCGACGATGGCCCGCGCCCATCGGGCCACCTGACCGATGGGAAGAGGGCTCTTCTCTTCGATGACCTCATCGAGCGGCTTGCCCTTCACGATCTCCATGACGAGATACGGCAC
This genomic interval carries:
- a CDS encoding glycosyltransferase, with the translated sequence MQIDNLVRPWAHKSALPSRGLAEGSSSRATALQSSRRCLSEVFRSAVGALRAGRPLPTGDVIPAADREALRDSGRNGLWVTVELAPFAVAGGLGQVSETAPEVLNQYLGKDVRVMMPHLRPLKNSGLDFDRTGVTTTLTGFDGTAETFELLQCARPGKPVLYTIENEKYFGSQDLLYTPRDKAVPGIGEDALFKSVMMYNRAASAFIPALDGDKQAAQRAALPTARPAAPQSEASRPSGKPVGETEGRGRVRELFARAVARLMPSLNKTEKAGCDEQPAAPSVERFDGKLDFLIAHDWLTSPMFNELDPQHAEGLGKIFFLHNTYDEARDLDYACRVNGLKAPCAGATTYSPLRIGLEKADAVIGNAFYVERLTSGLVGDSAFVGALQAQRDAGRVFDMHHGLSDQYSPRDNPNLRENGYTDLPAGFGTHAARDLPALDGFKQRNRLAMQREMGLTQDADAVVFSWIARPEPYQKGFTMLMDQLGDFLRQNPKAQAVVAGINLEKAPADVQAWVETLRQDPQLQGRVSFPGFVDNQKVVRLAAGSSFLVLPSTYEPYGLSQLEAMRVGALPIVHAVDGLRATVADPGKGLETPAALQPYGRTGVFMQPFDVPAFWNALDARTKGQGPDAAQQAVLDNASRKLRNALDEAMALDTHTPAEATQARWNAMRYVEEQHSWKKISARYVAPIGAAKAAARERSLLGTRVSITA
- a CDS encoding serine/threonine protein kinase translates to MLPLIISAAASLVLVLAGALPYVRKKRREALIAADKAKEAQAEADAADTRASNATSQAFALSKIPLPVDYRVGEYRIIDLLGEGGMASVYRVESAAGDRFAMKVPHSNCLKDAEFLARFQREIEIARSIQHPAVLRIYDAGTYTTPQYSQVPYLVMEIVKGKPLDEVIEEKSPLPIGQVARWARAIVDALGAAHAKQIIHRDVKPQNVMLTDKGEIKLMDFGIARASSSATLTRQSGAIGTPYYMAPEQIGDSRNVDERADIYAMGVVIYQMLTERLPFDEADVMALITKVIMEDPPPPRDFRPEIPEAFEALVLRMLAKSPDDRPHSAIEVASQLSAFVDL
- a CDS encoding type II secretion system protein; amino-acid sequence: MGNLQGTSKSAVATALVSATPPDLLDALPRRRRRLAGFWLTEVLVATMLVSMVLIPVLGLFPMGRGALKQAEHLQTATSLARQAMSTARATKGDSLQTPAPDASIPAFHSASKQTVNGVDYSITYDMYAIHATPNSTNPTTQDATLMDVVVKVEWNGMQAPVVYSSRIYKNYLGFQKNETVKNNPDDPPSATPPTPAPGSSPTR